A window from Zingiber officinale cultivar Zhangliang chromosome 7A, Zo_v1.1, whole genome shotgun sequence encodes these proteins:
- the LOC122002847 gene encoding non-structural maintenance of chromosomes element 4 homolog A-like, producing the protein MVRPTKQPDPANNRGGPAECGRAENGREEGDAGVASSAQQGTADRRVLRSRYLAMKHLISDKRDDIAGVDSGNFNSIITEVESLHELVQKPREQVADAEALLDIANTLVTSVKSQANEGITPSDFVNALLKKHGEVNGGESTGNTIHWSNLGCNVAYIFRNASGCSTMIGPMGNELKQRKAVVQRKRTRPTESRQPEELADTGTEVKTDTDKNMSTMFDILRRKKSVKLENLVLNRESFAQTVENIFALSFLVKEGRAEMTVNSNGQHIISPRNAPAASAVASGEVSYSHFVFRFDFKDWKLMIDNVAVGKELMPHRNNNIGGGASTSNSNNAGEESQAPATPIKKLTRNRGLIIQEASIVDESLETATATKNGKRKHLFL; encoded by the exons ATGGTGAGACCCACGAAGCAGCCGGATCCTGCTAATAATAGAGGCGGGCCGGCGGAGTGCGGCCGAGCAGAAAACGGTAGGGAGGAAGGCGATGCCGGAGTCgcttcatcagctcagcaaggAACGGCGGACCGTCGGGTTCTTCGATCCCGTTATTTGGCGATGAAGCACCTGATCAGCG ATAAAAGAGATGACATTGCGGGAGTCGATTCTGGAAATTTCAACTCAATCATCACGGAGGTTGAAAGCTTGCACGAACTCG TCCAGAAGCCTAGGGAGCAGGTGGCAGATGCAGAAGCTCTTTTAGACATTGCCAACACCTTGGTAACATCTGTTAAGTCTCAAGCAAATGAAGGAATAACCCCTTCAGATTTCGTAAATGCTCTTCTAAAGAAACATGGAGAAGTAAATGGAGGAGAAAGCACTGGAAATACTATCCACTGGTCAAATCTTGGCTGTAATGTTGCCTATATTTTCAGGAATGCCTCTGGATGTTCTACAAT GATTGGTCCAATGGGGAATGAATTGAAGCAGCGCAAGGCGGTTGTTCAGAGAAAGCGAACAAGACCAACTGAAAGTCGTCAGCCAGAAGAG CTTGCAGATACTGGGACTGAGGTTAAAACTGATACCGACAAAAACATGTCAACCATGTTTGACATcttaaggagaaagaaaagtgTGAAACTGGAAAACCTGGTGCTGAATAGAGAATCATTTGCACAGACTGTAGAAAATATATTCGCTTTGTCATTTCTGGTAAAAGAGGGAAGAGCAGAGATGACTGTGAATAGCAACGGCCAACATATTATTT CTCCAAGAAATGCCCCCGCAGCCTCTGCAGTTGCATCAGGTGAAGTCTCATACAGTCATTTTGTATTCAGATTTGACTTCAAGGATTGGAAG CTGATGATTGACAATGTTGCCGTCGGGAAAGAGCTGATGCCACACAGAAACAACAACATTGGTGGTGGTGCAAGTACATCCAACTCTAACAATGCTGGTGAGGAATCACAAGCCCCTGCAACACCAATCAAAAAGCTGACTAGAAATCGGGGCTTGATCATACAAGAAGCCTCCATTGTCGATGAATCACTAGAAACTGCTACTGCAACAAAAAATGGCAAGAGAAAACATTTATTTCTATAG
- the LOC121999775 gene encoding protein LYK5-like gives MAILFLLLLLFSSSCFCHAQQLYTNNKQNSCSDNSSSTLGYVCNGPQSCSSFLTFRSAAFYNSSVSIAYILATDASNISRINGVDDVVSTFPDDQIVLVPLSCSCSGGFYQHNASFNVRANDYYFKIVNDTYQGLTTCQAVAAQNSYNPRNLSVYLRLNVPVRCACPTAAQASRGIRYLLNYLVTWGDDIPTIATRFRADEQAVRDGNNLSADAVIFPFTTLLVPLTSEPTRDLIVTPSQPVGPTPESGSSSTNKGVFIGVGSGVRCNVVIHVIDQS, from the coding sequence ATGGCGATCctctttctcctcctcctcctcttctcctcctcctgctTCTGCCACGCCCAGCAGCTCTACACAAACAACAAGCAGAACTCCTGCTCCGACAACAGCAGCTCCACCCTCGGCTACGTCTGCAACGGCCCCCAATCCTGCTCCTCCTTCCTCACCTTCCGCTCCGCAGCGTTCTACAACTCTTCAGTATCCATAGCGTACATCCTCGCCACCGACGCCTCCAACATCTCCCGCATCAACGGCGTCGACGATGTCGTCTCCACCTTCCCCGACGACCAGATCGTCCTCGTCCCTTTGTCCTGCTCCTGTTCTGGCGGCTTCTACCAGCACAACGCCTCCTTCAACGTGAGGGCCAATGATTACTACTTTAAAATTGTCAACGACACCTACCAAGGGCTCACCACCTGCCAGGCCGTCGCCGCTCAGAACTCCTACAACCCTAGAAACCTCAGCGTCTACCTCCGGTTGAACGTCCCCGTCCGTTGTGCCTGCCCCACCGCCGCCCAAGCCAGCCGCGGCATCAGGTACTTGCTCAACTACCTCGTTACCTGGGGCGATGACATCCCCACCATCGCCACCCGATTCCGAGCCGACGAGCAGGCGGTGCGGGACGGCAACAACCTCTCCGCCGACGCCGTCATCTTTCCCTTCACCACTCTGCTGGTCCCCCTCACGAGCGAACCTACACGAGACTTGATCGTGACTCCGTCGCAGCCCGTGGGCCCGACGCCCGAATCCGGAAGCTCCTCCACCAACAAAGGGGTTTTCATCGGGGTCGGAAGCGGAGTCCGATGCAATGTTGTCATCCATGTTATCGATCAATCTTAA